From Desulfurella sp.:
CCTTTAGATGTTTTTTTTATAACCACTATAGAGTTTTTATTATAGCAATTTGCAGCTATTAAATCAATAGAATTTATGCAGTACACTAGACCACAAAATCCAAAAAACAAACCTTTTATAGTAGAAAGTGTAACTCTAAGGCTACTATATCTTCCAGGACCAATTGTTACATACAGGCTTTTGATATCGGACAAATTCAAATTGTTTTTTTTTAATAAAGCATCAAATGTAGAAATAATTGCAACAGAATGTATGGCTTTTTCTATAAAGATAGAATCAATCAATGATTCATCTTTGAAAAAAGCCATACTAAGCGATTCGGATGATCCGTCAATTGCAAAAGCAATATTATTATTATTTTGTGCTGGCGCTTGCATCAATATTTACAAACGGGTTAAAATTTATTGGCGGTAATACCACAGGTGCCAAACCCATCCTAAGCAATGTAGACTGTACAATTTCTCTAAAATACGGCCAGCTATCAACTAAAACAGTGGAATCAGCAAAAATCTTAAAAATCTCGTCATCCATGGGACCACCTACCTGGAAATCTAAAATGTAAACCGGATTAATCCTGATCAAAACGTCATCAGGGTTATTTTGGAGTGCTACCTTAAAAAAAAATTCCTGAAAAACTCTTACATGATTATCTGCTATAACCTGATAATATGCATTTTTGTCAATAAAAACTTTCGATTCTTCCATTGAAACATTAATTTTTTCATCATCAAAGTTAGCTTCGAGTTTATAAAGTCTAATACTATGAAAAACTAAATTCGTATTAAGTTTTGTAAATCTTTCCTGAATACTAT
This genomic window contains:
- the tsaB gene encoding tRNA (adenosine(37)-N6)-threonylcarbamoyltransferase complex dimerization subunit type 1 TsaB — encoded protein: MQAPAQNNNNIAFAIDGSSESLSMAFFKDESLIDSIFIEKAIHSVAIISTFDALLKKNNLNLSDIKSLYVTIGPGRYSSLRVTLSTIKGLFFGFCGLVYCINSIDLIAANCYNKNSIVVIKKTSKG